AAATTATTTTCAAAAGTCCTGGTACCTACAGATTTTTCCAGACCTGCCAACGATGCGTTTTCTTTTATTAAAACGATCCCGGGGATCAAAGAGATCGTCTTCCTGCATGTTGCCAACCGGGCTGAATCACAACAAGAGATTGAGGAAGCCATTCAAGATGCGCAAACCCGGCTTACGGACATGAAAAATGATCTCCTCGATGCCGGAAGTGTCGTTAATATTCATGTACGGGTGGGAGACCCGACTGAGATGATCCTTTCTGCTGCAAAGGAAGACAATGTATCCCTGATAGCGATGAGCGCCTTCGGGACGGACTTGGTCAGGGAGATGCTTCTCGGGAGCACGACTTTCACGGTGGTGCGGAGAACAAGAAAACCCGTTCTGGTTATACGCAGCGGGCAGGAAAACGAAATCAGGTGAGTGTTTCTCCGATATCCTGTGGTGCGGCTTTGTGCGAGGTTTGAGAGATTCCCCGACTTACTGCATTGCCACACGGGTCGTAATTTCATAGAGTTATAAAAATCTATATTCCCTGTACAGGAACTGCGCCACTCGTCTCGTTGCTCCTGAATTTCCCCACAAATTTATACAGCTCCATCACCGCGATCACTCCCAGCGAGATTCCAAGAAGGAGAAACCACTCATCAAATGTGACCGGAGAAACCCCCAATGCATTTTGCATGAAGGGGATATACATCGATAGGATATGGATTCCCTGAGCCGCGATTACGCCCAGAATGAGAAACCGGTTGCGTGCAAGAGGTACATGGAATGCTGATATGTACTCCGATCGGCAATTGAAGACATGACAGTTTTCAAGCAGCACCATCAGGAGCAGGAGAAGATTGCGTGCGGTATTCTCTTCATAACCAGCACCGATCAGGAACCCCCATACAACAAATGCGGAAATTCCAATATACAGTCCTGATACAATCGTTTCTTCTGCCATCCTGCGGTTGATGATGCTCTCTTGTGGGAGGCGCGGTTTTCGTTTCATCACACCGGACTCGCCTCCTTCAAACGCGAGTGCCACATCCTGGATACCGTTGGTGACAAGGTTGAGCCAGAGCAACTGTACCGCAAGAAGCGGGAGCGGGAGTCCGGCACCGAGTGCCAGCATAAAGAGGACCACTTCGGCAAACCCGGTGGAGATAAGCAGGTATGTCACCTTCCTGATATTGTCATAGGTCACCCGTCCTTCATAGATCCCGTCGACAATGGAGGAGAATGAATCTTCGGTGATGATGATGGAGGCAGTGTCCTTTGCAAGATCGGTGCCGGATCCCATGGCAACCCCGATATTTGCCTGCTTCAATGCCGGTGTATCATTGACCCCATCCCCCGTTACCGCTACATAATGCCCGAGTCTCTGGAGATTTTTCACTATGGCAAGTTTCTGGAGTGGGACGACCCGGGCAAACACTGATATATTCTCAAGTTTTTTAATTGCTTCAGGACGTTCAAGATCCCTAAATGTTTCGAGTTCTGTTCCGGTAATCAATTGTTCCGGAGATTTGGCTATGCCGAGCTCACGGGCAATCGCAAGCGCAGTTGCAGGATGATCGCCGGTTACCATTGCAACACGGATCCCCGCCTGGCGGCAGGTCTGGATCGCTTCTGCCGCCTCCGGCCTGACCGGGTCGATAAAGCATGCAAAGCCCACAAACATCAGTGAATGAAGATCGGCGCGGTCAGGAGCCGGTTTATCCGGTTGCGGGTGCAGATCACCCTCTGCAAGCGCGATCACCCTGAATCCCTGTTCGGCAAGCTCAAGGGCAAGTTCCATCATCAGCGGTGCATCGAGGGGTGAGGTTCCCTGGCCGGATGATTGCCCCCAACACATAGGGAGGATCATCTCCACGGCACCCTTGACGACAATCCGGTTGCGGGATCCTTCCTTGTAAAATGTGGCTGCATACCTGAATTCGGCTTCAAACGGGATCTCGCCAATGACAAATATGCGTCTCCTCACCTCGTCAGGTTCGAGACCAAGCTTGTACCCGTACGCGAGAAAAGCGATGTCAATAGGATCACCCTGATGCACCCATCCCCTGCCCGAACGTCTCAGCTCAGCACTGTTACATATGATTCCCAGTGCGGCAAAGTTTAAAAGACGCCCGCGGTCTTCAGCTACACTATTCCCTGCACTTTCTGTTACAACCTCCCCGTCACCATCATATCCCTCTCCGGTTATCGTAAAGGGATGACCGTCAGGGAATTCAACAAGACGTAATGTCTGTGCATTCACTGTGAGCGTGCCGGTTTTATCGCTGGCAATGTATGTACAACTCCCCAGCGCTTCGACTGCAGTCAGTTTTCGAACGATCACGTTCCTCGCTGCCATCCGGGATACCCCGAGGGAAAGTGCAACGGTAATTGATACAGGTAGTCCTTCAGGGATAGCAGACACAGCGAGTGCTACCACGATAAAAAAAACCTCGATGGAGGGCATACCCCGGGATAATGCAATTACTGCAATCAGGATACCTGCCGCAATGACAAAGAACCCGATTCTCTGCGAAAATTTTTCCATACGGATCAGGAGCGGAGGCTTTACCGGATCCGTAAGTACCACACTCCGGGCGATCTTTCCTACTTCAGTCAGAAGCCCGGTGGCTGTAACAACACCTTCGCCTCTTCCTGATACCACCGTCGATCCTGCATACGCCATATTCCACCGGGCCATGAAGGGGGTTTCTTCAGGTATGGTGACCGTATCTTTTTCAACAGGAAGGGATTCGCCGGAGAGGAGGGATTCGTCTACCTTCAGGGAATACTCATGGAGGAGCCGGATATCTGCCGGCACACGGTTTCCTTCGCTTAAGAGAACAACATCGCCAGGAACGAGGTCGGCAGCATCTATTGTGATTGGATGTCCGTCTCTGTGGACAATCGCGGTTATATGGAGAAGCGCCTGCAATGCATGGGCACTCTTTTCCGCTTTCCATTCCTGGATGGTCCCGATGATCGCGTTCACACAAATGACGGCAAGGATAAATGTACCATCAGTAATTTCCCCGATCCCAAATGATATTAGGGCGGCAACAAGGAGGATGTAGATGAGCGGACTTTTAAACTGACGGAGGACGACTTCCCAGGGTGCCGGAGGTTTCTTTGAGGGGAGAGTGTTGCTCCCATATTTCTGATTTCTTGCCCGGACTTCATGCGTATCAAGACCTTGGGGTGATGATGCAAGCAGAGCATAGATCTCATCCGCGTTGAGTGCATGCCATGCAGTGTCCTTTAGGACCTGTATGTTGCAGCAGGCGGTCCCTGGTGAATTCCCGGGAGGGGAGGCTCTGTTTTTGTCCGGGTTCATTTCCGTATCATGAGATTATTGTAAGATTATAAAAAATGGAGGGAAGTACCCGTAACACAACCTTGGGATCTACCCCTCTTTTCCGGATTATTGTTTATTTTATCGGCCCGGTTTTATTTCGGATTCCGTTGGTGCCTGCTTGACAGCTTTTTTTGGATTTCTGGTTTTTCAATTATCCCTGCGATCATAATTATCCCAGAATGTTACCAAAAAATTCCCCCGGACCAATGCATTTCCGGTTGGGTAATGATCACAAAGAACAGTTCCCGGGAAATCACACGCGGGCTCCCGTAGACACTATTTACACGCAGCAATATCGTACCCCTGCATTATTGCTTCGTGCCCAGTGATCTTCTCAGCACAAGAACCGGTTTTTTGGAATTCCGTGCCACACGTGCTGTTGTGCTGCCCACAAGACTCTGCAGAAAACCTCTCTTTCCTGTTGATTTGAGGATGATAATGGATATGTCATGCTTCTCTGAGAATGAGATGATCTCTTCAGCAGCGCTACCAACAGAAACATGAATCTGCGCAGGAATGGAGATCCGGACAAAACAGTCCTGCATTCTGCCAAGTATTGCCTTTGCTGCATCAACAGAGGTCCTGATTTCTTCCGGGGAATCCCCGGTTGTCACAGCATGGAAAAGCGTAACCTTCCGGATCCATGGCAGTTCATGGCAAGAGAACTCTGCAATCTCCGGATCTGAAAAATCCGTACATACCATGACATGTGAAAAAAGGTCCGGGCAGGGAAGATCCTGTCCCGGGGAGGGCATATCATCTGCCCACCTGTTATTGACAAGAAGCAGATCTGTCTTCCCATAGCGGAGAAAATCAGATGCGACACTTCCAAGAAGCAGGGTATCGATGATCCCCCTTCCCCTCCTTCCCATGAGGGTAAGCGCAATCCCTTCCCGTGATGCAATCCGGTTGAGCGCCTCAAAGATCTCGCCACCCTGGATCTCCTCGATGATTGTCCTTACTGTTGCTCCGGGTAATGTGAAATCTCTTTTGATCTCTTCCAGGCACGACCTCGTATATTCACGATCGGGATCATCCAGGGCTGCAACCTTCGAAGGATATCTGTTGTAGACAACATGAAGAATCTCCACCTGTCGTATTCCCGGAATATGTCTGAGACAACGAAGTGCGTACCGGGATTTGACTGAGAGATCGACCGGGACAAGCACATGATCATACATGATGCACCTCCGGCTTCTGGTCTCCCTTGCACGAGACGTTACAACAGGGGTCCGGAAGCATGTTCCCCCAGCAGAATATACTAAGAGTAAAAAGCAGAGCCGCTAAGTCCCGGAGATGTTGAATACCAATCATGATTTTCCTCCATCGATCGGGATGCCATTAGCATTGTACATGCAGTAATCATCTTTGAAAAACCAGTTCCGGTAAACGATCGGAGTGATGACCGTAGTCAACAGGCTCATCATCACGATTGCCACATAAACCCCCTGTCCGATGATCCCTT
Above is a genomic segment from Methanoregula sp. containing:
- a CDS encoding HAD-IC family P-type ATPase gives rise to the protein MNPDKNRASPPGNSPGTACCNIQVLKDTAWHALNADEIYALLASSPQGLDTHEVRARNQKYGSNTLPSKKPPAPWEVVLRQFKSPLIYILLVAALISFGIGEITDGTFILAVICVNAIIGTIQEWKAEKSAHALQALLHITAIVHRDGHPITIDAADLVPGDVVLLSEGNRVPADIRLLHEYSLKVDESLLSGESLPVEKDTVTIPEETPFMARWNMAYAGSTVVSGRGEGVVTATGLLTEVGKIARSVVLTDPVKPPLLIRMEKFSQRIGFFVIAAGILIAVIALSRGMPSIEVFFIVVALAVSAIPEGLPVSITVALSLGVSRMAARNVIVRKLTAVEALGSCTYIASDKTGTLTVNAQTLRLVEFPDGHPFTITGEGYDGDGEVVTESAGNSVAEDRGRLLNFAALGIICNSAELRRSGRGWVHQGDPIDIAFLAYGYKLGLEPDEVRRRIFVIGEIPFEAEFRYAATFYKEGSRNRIVVKGAVEMILPMCWGQSSGQGTSPLDAPLMMELALELAEQGFRVIALAEGDLHPQPDKPAPDRADLHSLMFVGFACFIDPVRPEAAEAIQTCRQAGIRVAMVTGDHPATALAIARELGIAKSPEQLITGTELETFRDLERPEAIKKLENISVFARVVPLQKLAIVKNLQRLGHYVAVTGDGVNDTPALKQANIGVAMGSGTDLAKDTASIIITEDSFSSIVDGIYEGRVTYDNIRKVTYLLISTGFAEVVLFMLALGAGLPLPLLAVQLLWLNLVTNGIQDVALAFEGGESGVMKRKPRLPQESIINRRMAEETIVSGLYIGISAFVVWGFLIGAGYEENTARNLLLLLMVLLENCHVFNCRSEYISAFHVPLARNRFLILGVIAAQGIHILSMYIPFMQNALGVSPVTFDEWFLLLGISLGVIAVMELYKFVGKFRSNETSGAVPVQGI
- a CDS encoding universal stress protein; translation: MYDHVLVPVDLSVKSRYALRCLRHIPGIRQVEILHVVYNRYPSKVAALDDPDREYTRSCLEEIKRDFTLPGATVRTIIEEIQGGEIFEALNRIASREGIALTLMGRRGRGIIDTLLLGSVASDFLRYGKTDLLLVNNRWADDMPSPGQDLPCPDLFSHVMVCTDFSDPEIAEFSCHELPWIRKVTLFHAVTTGDSPEEIRTSVDAAKAILGRMQDCFVRISIPAQIHVSVGSAAEEIISFSEKHDISIIILKSTGKRGFLQSLVGSTTARVARNSKKPVLVLRRSLGTKQ